A stretch of DNA from Candidatus Izemoplasma sp.:
TTGCATCGTTGTTTCACACGTTGGTTCTCCTGCGGTAGTTGAAATTGTTTTAGATGCTGATAATTCACCTTGTGTGATAGTTAGTGTCCCTTCGACATCCCTAGGTAGCCATAAATCAATAAATCCATTACTTAACGTATCCATATTCTCTGATACAATAACATTGCCTTCATTATCGATGAACTCTACAAAAAATGTCTCTTGCTTCAACTCTCCACGACATCCTGTTGCACTGTGATAAGTACAAGAATGGGTATTGTTAATATATGGAGCAACAGATAGATAAAATTCATCTTCAGGCATATCAACAGATGTTCGGGAATCATCTAGTATGACGATCAATTCATCGTCATAAACACTAAGTCCAAAATCTTTCACTTCAATTAATCCATCTGCTACACCAGTTAATATTTCTTTACCTGTTAAATCAGCTAGACCAACACTTTCTAAATCGTTTGTTGATGAACACGCTGAAAGTGTCAATGCAACAATAAACGATCCAATCAACAATCCTATTTTCTTCATGTCATTTCCTCCTATCAAAACCACTATACTGTTCAGTTGCAAGGAATTATATATACATTCCTAACGCATTCTTCTATGATGATGCCAGTCATCATCATTGTATCGATCATGGTAAGACTCTCCATAATGATAATCAATATTATTGTCTTCTAAGTAAGTCATTAAATCAAACATGAAATCATGTCTTAATTCAAAGTCATCATAAAGTGCTTCGAGCGTCGTATCATAACTTACTAATAACTCATCAATTTTTGCATTAACGAGTGTCTGTTCTTCTTCCGTTAGCCCTTCTAACATATGATCTAGAAACGACTCATCAGAAAAACGATGACAATAACTTTCTTCTTCATAAATGGATCTGGTTTCTTCATTAATAGGATCGGTCTCCGTATGATTTATTTGATCAATACCAAACCCAAATCCAGCACCTGTAAATAACACTAACATAATCTTAACTAAATTCATTCTATTCCTCCTTTAACGTTCGTTTAATGTCTTTGTACTCTTCAATTGATATCTCACCTTTTGCTAAGCGTTCATCTAGATGGTTTTTAGTCTTATGCTCCTTCATTTGATGGAAATTTATCGTTCCACCTAGGAATAAATACAATAAGACTGCTAGTATAATAAACCATAAAAACATCATATAATCACCTCTTCGATTTGTTTATTATTGATTAATAGTTCGCTTAATTTCGCGATATTCTTCAAGCGATATTTCACCTTTCGTTAATCGTTCATTTAAAATTTCTAATGCATTATTGCTCTGTGATGTCTGCTTTGATACTAAAATGAGTATCGCCGCAATCAACCCAATATAAGCAAGAATAAGTAATCCGATATTAATAAAATATGATGTTGATGAAAAATTATCATAATATCCCATATGATGCATCATCATAAATCCACTATTATACCCACTTAATAGGTAATAATAGAACAAATATCCAATCGATGCAATTAGCATTGGATAGACAACGTAGTTTTTCTTCATTTTTCTCTCACCCAACTACATGATAATATATAAATATAAAAGAAATGTGAAGATTACAACATAATTGTAAACTTCACATTTTGTTTTTCTACCTTTGCCGTTATTTTACCACCAATTGTATTCAGTAGCACACGGCTAAGATACAGTCCATACCCTTTACCATATCCATTTTCTTCTTGGCTTCGATCGCCACGATAGCCTTGTTTGAAAACCTTTGACAGATCTAAAATATCAATGTTTTTTGGCGTTGAAATAAATTCAATAATAGTCTTTTCTTCTTGTTTAAGTGTAATGATCAGATCAGAGTTCAATTTAGAATAATAATAGGCGTTTGATATAATATTATCGATGACTCTTGAAAAGTCTTTTTCACTCCATGTCACCTTAACATTCTTATCTAGATTGGTAATGATTGTCATCTGCTTGTTATCAAAGACAGATTGATATTCTCTTTGTTTTGCCTGAATAATACGTGATATGTTTATTGATTTAAAACTCTTACGTTCATTATCTTCAATGATATCATTTAATAAATGATTAATCTTTTGTGATGATTCAAAGGCTAAGTCGATTTCTGAATTGGTTAGTTTTTTACCTTTTTTTAATTTTTCAAAAAAAGCATATGTTATTGTTAAAGGCGTTTTTATATCGTGCGCAATGCCCTTTATATTCATTTCTTTTTGAGCAGTTAGAAGATCAATGTTTTCAATATAGTTGATAATTGTATGATAAATCTCACTAAACTCATCATGATGTAGTGTTTTTATTTGCTCTTGATTTCTGTCCATTAAATCTAGCACAGTATCCACATCATCTTGTATCATTCTAGCATTCTTATTATTCATATAAATTAGAATTCCTAGGGCAATGATATAAATAACTAATAATGAAACATTTATATATATGGTATTATCTTGGACCGTATTGACCGTAACACTATCCGTGTTATCAATAAAAACGGTAAAGTCCCCTTTCATTGTCTCAATTGTGTATCGACTTGAGTATAAATGTGCGACATTTGATGAAAAAACCATATTGCCGTCTTCATCCATGACTTCAACATCAACTTCATGAATATGGGTATAGTGTTCCACATATTCCATCGCAATATTAATATCATTTTCATTGATTAGGTGAGTTGTTAGTCCTAAAAAAGCATCGTTTTCTTCTTCTATCTTATTAATCAAATAATTATTATTGATTACATAGAGTGCTAGGTTTATTACGATAAATATGACCGTCACAACGAATGTTAAAATAAAGATATTTCGTTTAAACTTCTGCTTCAAAGATTTATTCATCCAGTTCACCAACCCATGTATATCCTAGACCATAAACTGTTTTAATTAACGTTTTATCGTATACTGTATTGATTTTTTTTCGAATATTTCTTATGTGGACATCCACAACACGATCAAATACTTCCTCCCCATACGCATATAATGCATCAAGAATTTGATCACGAGAGACAACTCGATTCATTTTATTAACTAATAAGCTAACCATATTGTATTCAATTCCTGTTAAAGAGACAATCTTATCGTTTATAAGCAGCTGAGGTTTCCCCTCTTCAAATATTACTTGATGGTTATTGAAAGATTGCTTTGATTCCTTTTTATCTCGTTTTTGAAATAAGTTTCTAAGTTTTAACAACAATTCTTCTTCTAAAAATGGCTTAAATAGATAATCATCTGCGCCTATTTTGAGTCCCTCTAGTTTATCTGGTATGGTTGTTTTAGCAGAAATTATGATAATATGCACATCCGATGTTTTTCGTATTTCTTGAATAAATTCTTCACCGGACATAATAGGGATCATTAAATCAGTTAAAATACAATCAATTTTATGATTTTTAAAGTCTTTCAAAGCGTCAAAGGCATTAGTTGATGAAAAAACCTGATACCCGGCATCCGTGAGGATGTCGGTTAACAGTGTATTAATATCCTTATTATCTTCAAGTACAATTATATTTTTCATCGAATCACCATCTCAAGTTTGTGAGTTTATTGTAACATAGAATCTTTTATCACTTTAAATAATACAACACGTATATTAAGAAAATATGAAGAAAACCCTCTAATTAGTTCTATTCTCAGTAACTTTCATAAACAACTTTTGCATCCCCGTTAAGACACCAATTACAATAATTCCCATAATGACGATGAAGAAATCCGTGTTGATTTTAATGTAGGTAAAGGCGACTAAAATAACTGCATCGTATAAGAACCAAAGGTTCTCGCAACAAGACTCTAATTTATAACCATAGATAATATGATCAGGGCACCTACTGTGGCTATGACACCTTTACCATATGCTTCAACCAAATACACACCAATACCTCCCGCACTCGGAAAACATTCGCTATATTTAATATATGAGTAAGCACTAAAAGTTGTCACAATACTCCCAACAACAAAAATAACAGCAAACCAATGTAATGATAACTCAGCTATTTGTCCGAATAGTGCAAAAATTCCAACACTGATCATAACACCCGTACCTAATCCAACAGCACCTATTAAAAATATACTATTCTTTTTATACTCTCCCATAAATTCTCGTTATAATATTATCTAACTCTATAAATAGTTTACCATTAAGATGACAAGAAAAAAACTAAACCGCAAAAAACGAACTCTTCTATTTATGATATTTGAATCTTGACAAAAAAAATCATTTTTTTTATAATATTGTTAGCACACTAAAATGATGAGTGCTAAGATTAAAATAAACTAATTTTTCAAGGAGGTATTTTCATGTTAAAACCACTACATGATCACATCGTTCTTGAAGTGATCAAACAAGAAAAAAGTACAAAAAGTGGAATTATTCTAACACAAGATGACAAAGATTTACCGACAATCGGTAAAGTTGTCGAGGTAGGGCCAGGCCTCTACAAAGATGGTGCATATCAACCAATGCATGTTAAGGTTGGTGACAAAGTAATTTTTAAGAAGTATAGTACAACAGATATTCAATTAGAAGGTAAAGAGTATCTAATTGTACGCGAGTCAGATATTTTAGCGATGGTTAAGGAGTGAGTGATATGGCAAAACAAATCTTATATTCAAGAGATGCAAGAGAAAAAATGCTTAAAGGTGTCGATAAACTAGCTGATACAGTTAAAGTAACTTTAGGACCAAAAGGTAGAAATGTAATACTTGAAAAAAGCTATGGTTCACCGCTAATCACAAACGATGGCGTGACAATTGCTAA
This window harbors:
- a CDS encoding co-chaperone GroES, producing the protein MLKPLHDHIVLEVIKQEKSTKSGIILTQDDKDLPTIGKVVEVGPGLYKDGAYQPMHVKVGDKVIFKKYSTTDIQLEGKEYLIVRESDILAMVKE
- a CDS encoding CueP family metal-binding protein; the protein is MKKIGLLIGSFIVALTLSACSSTNDLESVGLADLTGKEILTGVADGLIEVKDFGLSVYDDELIVILDDSRTSVDMPEDEFYLSVAPYINNTHSCTYHSATGCRGELKQETFFVEFIDNEGNVIVSENMDTLSNGFIDLWLPRDVEGTLTITQGELSASKTISTTAGEPTCETTMQLS
- a CDS encoding HAMP domain-containing sensor histidine kinase, encoding MNKSLKQKFKRNIFILTFVVTVIFIVINLALYVINNNYLINKIEEENDAFLGLTTHLINENDINIAMEYVEHYTHIHEVDVEVMDEDGNMVFSSNVAHLYSSRYTIETMKGDFTVFIDNTDSVTVNTVQDNTIYINVSLLVIYIIALGILIYMNNKNARMIQDDVDTVLDLMDRNQEQIKTLHHDEFSEIYHTIINYIENIDLLTAQKEMNIKGIAHDIKTPLTITYAFFEKLKKGKKLTNSEIDLAFESSQKINHLLNDIIEDNERKSFKSINISRIIQAKQREYQSVFDNKQMTIITNLDKNVKVTWSEKDFSRVIDNIISNAYYYSKLNSDLIITLKQEEKTIIEFISTPKNIDILDLSKVFKQGYRGDRSQEENGYGKGYGLYLSRVLLNTIGGKITAKVEKQNVKFTIML
- a CDS encoding response regulator transcription factor, with the translated sequence MKNIIVLEDNKDINTLLTDILTDAGYQVFSSTNAFDALKDFKNHKIDCILTDLMIPIMSGEEFIQEIRKTSDVHIIIISAKTTIPDKLEGLKIGADDYLFKPFLEEELLLKLRNLFQKRDKKESKQSFNNHQVIFEEGKPQLLINDKIVSLTGIEYNMVSLLVNKMNRVVSRDQILDALYAYGEEVFDRVVDVHIRNIRKKINTVYDKTLIKTVYGLGYTWVGELDE